In Dryobates pubescens isolate bDryPub1 chromosome 12, bDryPub1.pri, whole genome shotgun sequence, one genomic interval encodes:
- the HTR1F gene encoding 5-hydroxytryptamine receptor 1F, with the protein MDLINSTEQNSTSEELFKWVTSKILISITLSALALMTTAINSLVMTAIIVTRKLHHPANYLICSLAVTDFLVAVLVMPFSIVYIVKETWIMGQVVCDIWLSVDITCCTCSILHLSAIALDRYRAITDAVEYARKRTPKHAGIMIAVVWIISIFISMPPLFWRHQTTSRDDECIIKHDHIVSTIYSTFGAFYIPLALILILYYKIYKAAKTFHRRSISRIVREEVNGQVLLDAGERSTKSASMPSTAEKTSDALVDCDKVNISLKSPRSESKHEKSWKRQRISSTRERKAATTLGLILGAFVICWLPFFVKEVVVNTCERCHISEDMSNFLAWLGYINSLINPLIYTIFNEDFKKAFQKLVHCRQYL; encoded by the coding sequence ATGGATTTAATCAACTCAACTGAACAAAACAGTACATCAGAAGAACTATTCAAATGGGTAACATCCAAGATTCTCATTTCCATTACGCTATCTGCGCTTGCACTAATGACAACAGCCATCAACTCTCTAGTGATGACCGCAATAATTGTGACGCGAAAGCTCCACCACCCTGCCAACTACCTAATCTGCTCCCTTGCAGTGACTGATTTTCTTGTGGCAGTCCTAGTGATGCCCTTCAGCATTGTCTACATTGTAAAGGAGACATGGATCATGGGGCAAGTCGTGTGTGACATTTGGCTGAGCGTGGACATTACGTGCTGCACGTGTTCCATCTTGCATCTCTCTGCCATTGCTCTGGATCGGTACAGAGCAATCACAGATGCTGTGGAATATGCAAGGAAAAGGACACCTAAGCATGCTGGCATCATGATTGCAGTGGTATGGATCATATCCATTTTTATCTCCATGCCGCCTTTGTTTTGGCGGCACCAGACAACCAGCAGGGATGACGAATGCATCATCAAACACGACCACATCGTTTCTACCATTTACTCCACATTTGGCGCCTTCTATATCCCTCTGGCCTTGATTCTGATCCTTTACTACAAGATATACaaggcagcaaagacatttcacAGGAGAAGCATCAGCCGGATTGTAAGGGAGGAGGTAAATGGACAAGTCCTCTTGGATGCGGGTGAAAGAAGCACCAAATCGGCTTCaatgcccagcactgcagagaaaacATCAGATGCCCTGGTGGACTGCGATAAAGTCAATATCagcctaaaaagccccaggtctgaATCTAAACACGAGAAGTCCTGGAAAAGACAGAGAATCTCTAGCACAAGAGAGCGAAAGGCAGCAACCACGCTGGGTCTGATCCTGGGGGCGTTTGTGATCTGTTGGCTCCCCTTTTTCGTGAAAGAAGTAGTTGTTAACACCTGTGAAAGATGTCACATCTCAGAAGACATGTCTAATTTCCTAGCGTGGCTGGGGTATATAAATTCCCTTATTAACCCTCTAATATACACAATCTTTAATGAAGATTTCAAGAAAGCCTTCCAGAAGCTAGTGCACTGTAGGCAATATCTTTAA